A genomic window from Indioceanicola profundi includes:
- a CDS encoding metallophosphoesterase family protein, whose product MRFIHSADIHLDSPLSGLRAKAGARGDELAGATRTAFTRMVDYAVEQRVDLVLIAGDLYDGDWRDFTTGLFFVDAMARLCRAGIRVGLIKGNHDAENLMTRNLRLPENVHLFSSRKAESWVLENLGVAVHGRSFPSRAVTENYAASYPAPQAGLLNIGMLHTAADGQYGHAPYAPCTIADMAVKGYDYWALGHIHKRMVLSQDPWIVFPGNLQGRHANETGAKGFSLVTAEGGRIRSVEHVPMDAVRWEQAACDLTGVADQDAAWDRVRATLDRAVEAAEGRTLALRLRLTGTTAAHRALAGNPDRTAAECEALAAQAGGDIWIEQVRVETSDAVSPAALDGDALGSLLRTIEDIGSDPAEREEIRAMLEKGLAKMPPAVREEAELDALDGDLLDRVLADAQAMLMDRLLGEDGR is encoded by the coding sequence ATGCGCTTCATCCATTCTGCCGACATCCATCTGGACAGCCCGCTCTCAGGGCTGCGCGCCAAGGCGGGTGCGCGGGGGGATGAGCTGGCGGGGGCCACCCGCACCGCCTTCACCCGGATGGTGGACTATGCGGTGGAGCAGCGGGTCGATCTGGTACTGATCGCGGGCGACCTCTATGACGGCGACTGGCGGGACTTCACCACCGGCCTGTTCTTCGTGGACGCCATGGCGCGATTGTGCCGGGCCGGGATCCGGGTGGGGCTCATCAAGGGCAACCACGATGCCGAAAACCTGATGACCCGGAACCTCCGCCTACCGGAGAACGTGCATCTCTTCTCCTCCCGCAAGGCGGAAAGCTGGGTGCTGGAGAATCTGGGCGTGGCGGTGCATGGACGCAGCTTTCCCAGCCGGGCGGTGACGGAGAACTATGCGGCCTCATATCCCGCGCCGCAGGCCGGGCTGCTGAACATCGGAATGCTGCACACCGCCGCCGACGGCCAGTACGGCCACGCGCCCTATGCCCCCTGCACGATCGCCGACATGGCGGTGAAGGGCTATGACTACTGGGCGCTGGGCCACATCCACAAGCGCATGGTGCTGAGCCAGGACCCCTGGATCGTCTTCCCGGGAAATCTTCAGGGCCGCCATGCCAATGAGACCGGCGCCAAGGGCTTCAGCCTGGTTACAGCGGAGGGCGGGCGCATCCGGTCGGTGGAGCATGTGCCCATGGATGCGGTGCGCTGGGAACAGGCAGCCTGCGACCTCACCGGTGTTGCCGACCAGGACGCCGCTTGGGACCGGGTGCGCGCCACGTTGGACCGGGCCGTGGAAGCGGCGGAGGGCCGGACCCTGGCCCTGCGGCTGCGCCTGACCGGAACCACGGCGGCTCACCGGGCGCTGGCCGGAAATCCCGACCGCACGGCGGCGGAGTGCGAGGCTCTGGCCGCCCAGGCCGGCGGCGATATCTGGATCGAGCAGGTGCGGGTGGAAACCAGTGACGCCGTCAGCCCGGCCGCCCTGGACGGGGACGCGCTGGGCAGCCTGTTGCGCACGATCGAGGATATCGGCAGCGACCCCGCCGAGCGGGAGGAAATCCGCGCCATGCTGGAAAAGGGTCTCGCCAAGATGCCGCCGGCCGTGCGGGAAGAGGCGGAGCTTGATGCCCTGGACGGCGATCTGCTGGACAGGGTCCTGGCCGATGCGCAGGCCATGCTGATGGACCGGCTGCTGGGGGAGGATGGCCGATGA